One window of Selenomonadales bacterium genomic DNA carries:
- a CDS encoding ribosome maturation factor RimP, with protein MANKVEILVEELALQLLDGTEIELVDVEFVKERDWYLRVFIDKENGIDIEDCQKLSEQLEVKLDELDPISESYYLEVSSPGLDRALKKEKDFVRHTGDKVEASLYAPMNGKKTIVGILLGLVDNQIKLDVDGEEIILTREQVAQIKLYLDF; from the coding sequence CTTGTAGAAGAATTGGCATTGCAGTTGCTTGACGGTACAGAGATCGAATTGGTCGATGTCGAATTCGTCAAAGAAAGAGATTGGTATTTGCGTGTATTCATTGACAAAGAGAACGGAATTGATATTGAAGATTGTCAAAAACTCAGCGAGCAGCTTGAAGTAAAACTAGACGAACTCGATCCGATCAGTGAAAGCTACTATCTGGAAGTATCTTCGCCCGGCCTTGACCGTGCACTCAAGAAAGAAAAAGATTTCGTTCGCCATACAGGCGATAAAGTAGAGGCATCGCTCTACGCACCGATGAACGGTAAAAAGACGATTGTCGGTATCCTTTTGGGACTCGTTGATAATCAGATCAAACTTGATGTAGATGGCGAAGAGATCATCCTCACAAGAGAACAAGTTGCACAAATTAAATTATATTTGGATTTCTAA